AGAAGGTCGGTTTTTCCGTTTCCGGTTTCGAGGATGCGATGCTGAAGCGCATGCTGGAGAAGGACGGGCTGACGAAGGACGACGTCGAACTGGTCAACGTCAATTTCTCGCTCTCGCCTTCCCTCATCGCCGGCAAGGTGGATGCCACGCTCGGCGGTTTTCGCAATTTCGAACTGACTCAGATGAAGCTCGAAGGGCATGAGGGCCGCTCCTTCTTCCCCGAAGAACATGGCGTGCCGGCCTATGACGAGCTGATCTTTGTCACCCACCGCGATCTCGTAAAGGACAGCCGCCTGCCGCGTTTCCTCTCCGCTGTGGAACAGGCCGCGATCTTCATCACCAACCATCCGCAGGACGCCTGGCAGCTTTTCATCAAGGCCTATCCGAACCTTGACGATGCCCTGAACAAACAGGCCTTTTTCGACACGCTGCCACGTTTCGCCAAGCGCCCCGCAGCACTCGACCGTGCCCGCTACGCCCGTTTCGGCGCCTTCATGCAGGAGATGCAGCTGATCAAGCAGGTCCCCCCAGCGGACGATATCGCCGTGGAGCTGCAACAGCCATGACCGGCAATTTTCCGACAGCGGCAAAGGCCGCCGAAATTCTGGAGCGCGTGCGGCAGACGCGCCCGCGCGTGCATTGCCTGATGAACACCGTGGTACAGAAATTCACCGCCGACGGCATCACCGTCATCGGCGGCATTCCCTCGATGACGACCTCGCTGGAAGAAATCGAGAGCTTCGTCACCAAGGCAGATGCGTTGACCGTCAATCTCGGCACGCTGGACGCCGAACGACGCAAGGTCATCCGGCTGGCGATCGAGATCGCCAACAAATCCGGCAAGCCGTGGATCGTCGACCCCGTTCATGTCGATTATTCACCCTCGCGGCTGGAGTTTGCGCGTGAACTCATTGCCCTTTCCCCCACGATCGTCCGTGGCAACCGCGCAGAAATGAGCCTGATCGGCGATGCACCTGATGTGGTGCGGATCGAAACCGGACCGGTGGATCATCTCGGCGATACGACGCGTGATGTCAGGATCGTCAATGGTCACCCCTGGATGGCGAAGGTGACAGGCACGGGTTGCCTTTCCGGCGGCGTCATCGCCGCCTTCATGGCAGTGGAAAAAGACGCGCTGACGGCGGCGGCTTCCGCCCTTGCCGTGACAGGCGTTTCCGCCGAACTGGCCGCAAAACACGCCAAAGGCCCCGGCACATTCGAACCGGCGTTTCTGGATGCGCTTTCCGAAATCTCCGGTGAAGACATCATAAATCATGCGAGGATTGAGCATGAACAAGGTTGATTACCGCCTCAACGCGCTGGTTGATGCCAGTCTTGCCGATGTCGCGCCGCTGCCGGAGCTGGCTCTGGCGGCTGCGCTCAATGGGGCAACCATCCTGCAATATCGCGACAAGCACGGCTCGACGCGGGAGATGATCGACAATGCCCGTGCCATCCGCGAGGCCATCGCCGGCACCGGCGTACCGCTTGTTATCAACGACCGGGTGGACGTGGCGCTCGCTTCGGGGGCCGATGGCGTGCATCTCGGCGCCGACGACATGGACGCAGAGACCGCACGGCGCATTCTCGGCGAAAAGGCGATCATCGGCCTCACCGTCAAGAACCGCGCCGATGCCGAAAGGGCGGCCTCCATGCCCATCGACTATGCCTGTATCGGCGGCGTGTTCGAGACCGTTTCAAAGGTCAACCCGGACAAGCCGGTCGGCATCGAAGGCTTTACGACGCTGCGCGCCCTGCTGAAGGAGTGGCAGCCGGATATGCCGGTGGGCGCGATTGCCGGCATCGATCTTGCCAGTGTGCCCACCGTCGTGGCCGCCGGCGCGGATGGGGTCGCCGTCATTTCCGCCATCTTCCGTGCAGCCGATATCGCCAGCGCAGCCAAGGACTTCCGCTCCGTAATTGACGCGGCGCTGAAAGCGAGAGAACCATGACTTCAATTGCATTGACCATTGCCGGCTCCGACAGCGGCGGCGGCGCCGGTATTCAGGCCGATATCAAGACCTTCTCCGCACTTGGCGCCTATGCCGCGAGCGTCATTACCGCCATCACCGCCCAGAACACCAGGGGCGTGACGGCCGTGGAGGATATTTCGGTCGCCACCATCGTCGCGCAGATGGATGCGGTTTTTTCCGATCTTGCCGTCAATGCGGTAAAGATCGGCATGGTCTCGCGGATAGAAACCATCGCCGCCATCGCGGAACGGCTTCGGCAGCAATCGCAGCCGGTGGTGCTCGACCCCGTCATGGTCGCGACCTCCGGCGACCGGCTGCTGCATGAAGATGCCATCGAGACGTTGCGGCGCGAGCTTCTGCCGCTCGCCGCCATCGTCACGCCGAACCTGCCCGAAGCAGCGTTGCTGACCGGGACCCATATTGCGGAGACGGAGCAGGAGATTACCCGCCAGGCGGAGCTGATCCTGAAGGCCGGCGCGAAGGCCGTACTCATCAAGGGCGGCCACGGCGATGGGCCTGAAAGCACGGATTATCTGTTTGCGGATGGTACCATGCAGGCGCTTTCTGCGCCGAGGGTGGAGACGAAAAACGACCACGGCACCGGTTGTACATTGGCCGCTGCGATTACGGCCCATCTTGCGATGGGATGTGAATTGCGGGAGGCGGTTGGGCTTGCGAAGGATTATCTTAACGGGGCGCTCGATGCCGGGCGGGGGCTTGCCGTTGGGTCCGGGCGGGGGCCGGTGCATCATTTTTATCGGTGGTGGGGGTGATATCGATGGGTGGGGCGCGGGACTTACCCCCCTCTGTCCTGCCGGACATCTCCCCCTCAAGGGGGGAGATCGACAAGCGGCTTGCTCCCCGCATTCAGTGAGCCCCGGTATCCTGTAGTGAAATCGCCGCTTGGGACCGAGCGACCGCCCCATCTGATCTCCCCCCTTGAGGGGGAGATGTCCGGCAGGACAGAGGGGGGTGGCCGCACACTCCGCCCCCTCACCGCGCCTTCGGCGTCGCCAGCACATTCCGGATCGCAAAGCTCGAATGAATGCGCGAAACCCCCGGCAGTTTCGACAGGATCTCCTTGTGAATCCGCTCGAAATCCCCCGCACTTTCCGCCTCACAGCGCAGAAAGTAATCCGAGCCGCCGGTCATAAGATAACATTCGCGGATTTCCGGATACCGCCGCACCGCATTCTCGAAACGGTTGAGAAAATCCTCCGTCTGCCGGTCGAGCGTGATCTGGACGATGACCGAAATCACCTCGCCACCGGCAAGGCCGCTGGTCAGGGCGGTATAACCGCGAATAATGCCTTCCCGCTCGAGAATATCGACACGGCGCAAGCACGCGGACGGCGAAAGCCCGACCTCTGCGGCAAGCTTTGCGTTGCTGATGCGGGCATTCAGCCGAAGCATGCGGATGATGTGGCGGTCAGTCGCATCAAGTGACGACATAGAAAATTCCAATTGGTCGACGAAAATTGCGTGATTTCACATTCTATCGCATTTCCTTCGAATAATCGCCAAGAAATTCGGTAATCGTTGCAATACCCTCAGAGGATAAAAATGAGGGTGAACGACCATGGATATGCAGATCAGCCGCCAGCAGGCAGCCGGTGGTGCAAGCGGCCATCTGAGCATCGATCTCGGCGCATTGCGCGACAACTATCTAACCCTTGCGGCGATGGCGCCAGCATCGCAAACGGCGGCAGTCGTCAAGGCCGATGCCTATGGTCTCGGCGCCGATATCGTCTCGCAGACCCTGTTCGAGGCAGGCTGCCGCAATTTCTTTGTTGCTCATATCGATGAGGCGCTGGCGCTCAGGCTCCGGCTTTCGGCAGAAGCGCAGATTTTTGTCCTCAACGGCCTTCAGCCCGGCAACGAGACCTCCTGCGCCACCATGGCCATCACCCCGGTTCTGAATTCGCTGGAACAGATCGCCCAATGGTCGAGTCATGCCAAAAAGCTCGGCAAGACGCTCACTGCCGCCGTGCAGATCGATACCGGCATGTGCCGCCTTGGGCTCTCCCCCGAAGAGCTTGAAATCCTCTCCGCCCAGCCGCAGTTGCTCAATGGAATTGAAATCGCCTTCGTCATGAGCCATCTCGCCTGCGCCGACGAGCCGGATCATGCCTCCAATGCCGCGCAGCTCGCCGTGATGCGCAAGTCCGCCACCGCCTTTCCCGAGACGCCGGTCTGTTTTTCCAATTCGGGCGGCATTTTTCTCGGCAGTGATTATCATAACGCTCTGCTGCGCCCCGGCATCGCGCTTTATGGCGGTGCGCCTTCCGCTGCCGGCCCCAACCCGATGAAGCCGGTCGTCCGTCTTGATCTCGCCGTCATCCAGACCCGCACCGTCCCCGCCGGCTCGCTGGTCGGTTACGGCGGCTCTTTTACGGCGAACGGTCCGACGCGGCTTGCGACAATCGCTGCCGGCTATGCCGATGGCCTGCCGCGTTCGCTCAGCAATCGCGGCGCGGCATGGTATAATGGCGTTCGTCTGCCGATTGCCGGGCGCGTTTCGATGGACAGCATCATTCTCGACATATCCGCCCTGCCCGAGGGAGATTTGACCCAGGGCAGCCTCGTGCAGATGATCGGGCCAGACCAGACGCTGGAAGACATTGCCGAGGACGCGGGTACGATCGCCTATGAGATCCTGACCGGCCTCGGTCGCCGTTACCGCCGCAACTACATTCAGCCGGGCATGAGCCCGGCAACCGCTTCAACATCAGTCAATCACAAGTGAGACGATCATGAACGTCACTATCCTCGGAGCCGGCGTCGTCGGCGTGACATCTGCCTGGTATCTGGCCAAAGCCGGACACAAGGTGACGGTGATTGACCGCCAGCCGGCCGCAGCACTTGAAACCAGCTTTGCCAATGCCGGCGAGGTTTCCCCCGGTTATTCTTCGCCCTGGGCTGCCCCCGGCATTCCGATGAAGGCGATGAAATGGCTGTTCATGAAACATGCACCGCTGATCATCCGTCCGACAGCCGATCCGGCCGCCTGGCGCTGGATGAGCCAGATGCTGCGCAATTGCACCTCGGCACGTTATGCCATCAACAAGAGCCGTATGGTGCGCGTTGCCGAATATAGCCGCGATTGCCTGATGGCGCTGCGCGAAGACACCGGCATCGAATACGACCAGCGTATGCAGGGCACACTGGAGGTGTTTCGCACCCAGAAGCAGTTCGACGCCATTGGCAAGGATGTGGACGTGCTGACGGCGGGCGGCGTGCCTTTCGAGATTCTCGACCGCGATGGCTGCGCCGCCATCGAACCGGGCCTTGCACCCGCAAAGGAAAAGATCGTCGGCGGCCTGCGACTGCCCGGCGACGAAACAGGCGACTGCTTCATGTTCACCACGGAGCTTGCCCGCATGGCCGAAGAGGCGGGCGTCACCTTCCTTTACGATACCGGCATCATGCGCCCCATCGTTGAAGGCGGCCGCATCAAGGCCGTGGAAACCACGCGCGGGCTGATGGAGGCGGATATTTTCGTGGCGGCGCTTGGCAGCTATTCGCCGCAATTCGTGCGGCAACTCGGGCTGACCCTGCCGGTTTATCCGGTGAAGGGGTATTCCATCACGGTTCCGGTTGTGAAGGAGGAGCGCGCGCCCGTCTCCACGGTCATGGACGAGACGTTCAAGGTGGCGATCACCCGTCTCGGCTCACGCATCCGCGCCGGCGGCATGGCGGAAATCGCCGGTTTCAGCAAGGATTTGCCGGCCGCACGCCAGGAAACGCTCGCCCATTCGGTGGAAGACCTGTTCGGCGGCGCGGGTGATCAGAGCCAGGCGAAATTCTGGTGCGGTCTGCGCCCGATGACGCCTGATGGCACGCCCGTCATCGGCGCCACCCGCTACAGCAATCTTTATCTCAACACCGGTCACGGCACACTCGGCTGGACCATGTCCTGCGGCTCGGCCCGGGTGCTTGCCGATTTGATCAGCGGGAACAAGCCGGAGATCGACACGCACGATCTGGCCATCAGCCGTTACGCCGCCTGAGGCGAAGTAGAAGAGCCCCGTCCCGCCGGCCAGGCGGGATGGGCAGTAATCAAAGCGCCAGCGCGTCCTTGAGCGCCAGCCCTTCCTTCATGCGAAGGTCGAGATCGGCTTCGATATGGTCGAGATGCCGCAGCATCAGCGCACGGGCTTTTGCCGCATCCTTCGCCTCCAGCGCATCCAGAAGGTCGGCATGGTCATTATGACCGCAGCTCGAGACACCCGAGCGACCATAGAGCGCGATGACCAGCGATGACCGCGCCACCAGCTCATCCATGAATTTTTCGAGAATGGCATTGCCGGCAAGCGAGGCGAGCATCAGGTGAAAATCGCCCGACGCCTTGATCTCCGCACGTCTGGCGGTTGGGCCGCGCTCAAGCTGATGGCGGCTTTCCTCAACCAGATGTTCCCTCAGCCGCTTCGCCGCCGTGGGCGTGATTTTTTCAATTGCCGCATCCACGACACCCGGTTCGATCAGCCGGCGTGAGGCGAAAACCTGCCGCGCCTCATCCGGCGTGGGGTTGGAAACAAAGGCGCCGCGATTACGCTCGGCCTTGACCAGACCCTCGTAGGCCAGCATCTGAAGGGCTGCGCGCACCACCGTGCGGCTGACCTCGAACAGGGTTCCCACTTCCGCTTCCGACAGCTTCGTTCCCGGTGCGAGCCGCCGGTCGACAATGGCATCACGCAGCGTATCGCGAATGGCCTGTGCACGGTCTTCATGCGAGGAATCGGGATTGACGGTTATATGGGAAAGGCTCATCGGGGCGTCCTGTTTACTCTCAAGTTCTAGCGCGAAGTACGGCGCGCGCAAACAGGAATTGCGAGCCGCCGCCGGTCCGCCACAATTCATTCAGCGCCCGTTCAGCAGCCGGGCGGTATTTCCTTAACCATCGAATTTGCAACTGGCAGCGCCCTGCCACTTGGATGGAAGAAAACACCATGTCGTCCTTTGCAGCTAAAACAGTTCTGACGATCGCTGTCGCCGCCGCCACGATCGTTCCCTTCAGCAGCGCATCCGCCGGCGACTGGGACCGCCGCAACCGTCGGGACGCCGCCATTCTGGGCGGTGTGCTCGGTCTTGCTGCCGGTGTCGCCGTCGGCTCCGCAATGTCCCGCCCGGCACCGGTGGATGATGAACGCGTCTATATCGACCCGCCCCGCCGTTATGAGCCGAGCTATGTCTATGAAGAGCCCGACTACCGCTACGATCAGCCGCAGCAGGTTTATCGGCCCGCTCCGGTCTATCGTCCGGCACCGGTTTACCGCCCGCAGCCTGTTTATGACAGCCGCCCGGTTTATGGCCAGCGCGCCACCTATCGCACCATCGAACCCTGGACCAACGCCTGGTACGACTATTGCTCGCAGCGTTACCGCAGCTTCAACTCCCGCACCGGCACGTATACGGATTATGACGGCCAGCGCCATTTCTGCGTAGCGGGTTGATCGGGAAGACCTTCAACACGGATATAGCCGTTATTGTCAGGCCGCGGACTGAAACGTTCGCGGCTTTTCCGTCTGCATCCGCGCCATTTCACGCCGTGCCGTTCTTCACATAATCCGTCCGGTTGATACCGTGACGTTGCAGCTTGTCGTAAAAGGTCTTGCGGGCAATGCCGAGCGTTGCGATGGTTTCCGCCACGTCTCCGTTGGACTGCTCCAGTGTTTCGCGGATGATACGCGCCTCGATCTCATCCATGCGCTCCGGCAGGGTGCCGGAAGCGGGAATTGCGGCTTGCGAGGCGGGCGCAGCCACCGGTTCTGCCTCCAGCCCCAGCACCACCCTTTCGGCGAAATGCCCGAGTTCTCGGACATTGCCCGGCCAGTCGTGGTCCTGAAGGCGGCGGGACGTGCCGGCGCTGATCTGCGGCACCGGCATGTTGAAACGGTTGGCGGCTTTGGTGACGAAATGGGAAAACAACAGCGGAATATCCGCCTTGCGTTCGCGCAGCGGCGGAATGGACAGCGTCACCACGTTCAGCCGGTAATAGAGATCCTCGCGGAAGCTGCCGCGCTCGGCCGGATCACCGAGATCGACCTTGGCCGCCGCCACCACGCGGATATCGACAGGCCTCTCCTCGTTTGAACCGAGCGGCGAAACTTCACGCATTTCCAGCACGCGCAGCATCTTCACCTGAACCGCAAGCGGCATGCTTTCGATCTCGTCCAGAAACAGCGTGCCGCCGCTGGAATGTTCGATGCGGCCGACACGCTTTTTCTGCGCACCGGTGAAAGCCCCCGGCTCGTGGCCGAAAAGCTCGCTTTCGATCACGGTTTCCGGCAGCGCGCCGCAATTCAGCGCCACGAAATTGCCTTTCGCGCGTTTCTTGCTCCAGCGGTGTAGCGCCGTTGCCACCACTTCCTTGCCGCTGCCCGTTTCCCCCGCGACCAGCACATCCACATCCGTATCGGCAATGTGACGCAGCGTGGTGCGCAGGCGTTCCATGGCGGGCGTCTGGCCGATCAACGGCAGATCGTCCTCCGCCTGTCCCGCAGCCCGGCGAAGCGCGCGGTTTTCCAGTACGAGACGGCGCTTTTCCAGCGCGCGACGTGCGCTTTCCACCATGCGTTCGGCGGGAAAGGGTTTCGCGATGAAATCATAGGCGCCGTTGTGAAGCGCATCGACGGCCATCGGCACATCGCCATGGCCGGTGATGAGGATGACTGGCAGATCGGCATCGATCTTGCGGACATGGTCGAAGAATTCGAGCCCGGTCATGCCCGGCATGCGCACATCGGTGATGACGATGCCGTCAAAATCCTCATTCAGGGCCGCAAGCGCCTGCTCGGCGCGGGAAAAGGAGGTGACCGGCAATCCGTCGAGTTCCAGCGTCTGCACCATCGCCTTGCGCAGCTGCGAGTCGTCATCCACAAGGAATATGGTTCCATTCGCCGTCATGTCACGCTCGCTTCAGATATACGGAAAAAGACGTGCCCGCCCCGCTGCTCATCACCTCGATACGACCGCCATAATCGGAAGCGATATCGTTGGAGATGACGAGGCCAAGGCCGAGGCCGCTTTCCTTTGATGTATTGAAAGGTGAAAAAAGCTGGGCACGGATGGCTTCCGGAATGCCGGTGCCATTATCGCTGACCGAAATCACGACCATGTCGCCCTCCTCCCGCACGCGCACCTCGACATGCGCGGTGTCAATCGTTTCCGTGGCT
The DNA window shown above is from Agrobacterium tumefaciens and carries:
- a CDS encoding ABC transporter substrate-binding protein; this encodes MKRTLLSLAIAAASVLAPMQSEAADKLTVLLEWFVNPDHAPMVIAKERGLFADAGLEVELVPPADPSAVPRLVSAKQADIGVHYQPNLYLDHEAGLPLVRFGTLVETPLNTVTVLADGPIKSLKDLKGKKVGFSVSGFEDAMLKRMLEKDGLTKDDVELVNVNFSLSPSLIAGKVDATLGGFRNFELTQMKLEGHEGRSFFPEEHGVPAYDELIFVTHRDLVKDSRLPRFLSAVEQAAIFITNHPQDAWQLFIKAYPNLDDALNKQAFFDTLPRFAKRPAALDRARYARFGAFMQEMQLIKQVPPADDIAVELQQP
- a CDS encoding hydroxyethylthiazole kinase, which gives rise to MTGNFPTAAKAAEILERVRQTRPRVHCLMNTVVQKFTADGITVIGGIPSMTTSLEEIESFVTKADALTVNLGTLDAERRKVIRLAIEIANKSGKPWIVDPVHVDYSPSRLEFARELIALSPTIVRGNRAEMSLIGDAPDVVRIETGPVDHLGDTTRDVRIVNGHPWMAKVTGTGCLSGGVIAAFMAVEKDALTAAASALAVTGVSAELAAKHAKGPGTFEPAFLDALSEISGEDIINHARIEHEQG
- the thiE gene encoding thiamine phosphate synthase is translated as MNKVDYRLNALVDASLADVAPLPELALAAALNGATILQYRDKHGSTREMIDNARAIREAIAGTGVPLVINDRVDVALASGADGVHLGADDMDAETARRILGEKAIIGLTVKNRADAERAASMPIDYACIGGVFETVSKVNPDKPVGIEGFTTLRALLKEWQPDMPVGAIAGIDLASVPTVVAAGADGVAVISAIFRAADIASAAKDFRSVIDAALKAREP
- the thiD gene encoding bifunctional hydroxymethylpyrimidine kinase/phosphomethylpyrimidine kinase → MTSIALTIAGSDSGGGAGIQADIKTFSALGAYAASVITAITAQNTRGVTAVEDISVATIVAQMDAVFSDLAVNAVKIGMVSRIETIAAIAERLRQQSQPVVLDPVMVATSGDRLLHEDAIETLRRELLPLAAIVTPNLPEAALLTGTHIAETEQEITRQAELILKAGAKAVLIKGGHGDGPESTDYLFADGTMQALSAPRVETKNDHGTGCTLAAAITAHLAMGCELREAVGLAKDYLNGALDAGRGLAVGSGRGPVHHFYRWWG
- a CDS encoding Lrp/AsnC family transcriptional regulator, with product MSSLDATDRHIIRMLRLNARISNAKLAAEVGLSPSACLRRVDILEREGIIRGYTALTSGLAGGEVISVIVQITLDRQTEDFLNRFENAVRRYPEIRECYLMTGGSDYFLRCEAESAGDFERIHKEILSKLPGVSRIHSSFAIRNVLATPKAR
- the alr gene encoding alanine racemase codes for the protein MDMQISRQQAAGGASGHLSIDLGALRDNYLTLAAMAPASQTAAVVKADAYGLGADIVSQTLFEAGCRNFFVAHIDEALALRLRLSAEAQIFVLNGLQPGNETSCATMAITPVLNSLEQIAQWSSHAKKLGKTLTAAVQIDTGMCRLGLSPEELEILSAQPQLLNGIEIAFVMSHLACADEPDHASNAAQLAVMRKSATAFPETPVCFSNSGGIFLGSDYHNALLRPGIALYGGAPSAAGPNPMKPVVRLDLAVIQTRTVPAGSLVGYGGSFTANGPTRLATIAAGYADGLPRSLSNRGAAWYNGVRLPIAGRVSMDSIILDISALPEGDLTQGSLVQMIGPDQTLEDIAEDAGTIAYEILTGLGRRYRRNYIQPGMSPATASTSVNHK
- a CDS encoding D-amino acid dehydrogenase — encoded protein: MNVTILGAGVVGVTSAWYLAKAGHKVTVIDRQPAAALETSFANAGEVSPGYSSPWAAPGIPMKAMKWLFMKHAPLIIRPTADPAAWRWMSQMLRNCTSARYAINKSRMVRVAEYSRDCLMALREDTGIEYDQRMQGTLEVFRTQKQFDAIGKDVDVLTAGGVPFEILDRDGCAAIEPGLAPAKEKIVGGLRLPGDETGDCFMFTTELARMAEEAGVTFLYDTGIMRPIVEGGRIKAVETTRGLMEADIFVAALGSYSPQFVRQLGLTLPVYPVKGYSITVPVVKEERAPVSTVMDETFKVAITRLGSRIRAGGMAEIAGFSKDLPAARQETLAHSVEDLFGGAGDQSQAKFWCGLRPMTPDGTPVIGATRYSNLYLNTGHGTLGWTMSCGSARVLADLISGNKPEIDTHDLAISRYAA
- a CDS encoding GntR family transcriptional regulator; translated protein: MSLSHITVNPDSSHEDRAQAIRDTLRDAIVDRRLAPGTKLSEAEVGTLFEVSRTVVRAALQMLAYEGLVKAERNRGAFVSNPTPDEARQVFASRRLIEPGVVDAAIEKITPTAAKRLREHLVEESRHQLERGPTARRAEIKASGDFHLMLASLAGNAILEKFMDELVARSSLVIALYGRSGVSSCGHNDHADLLDALEAKDAAKARALMLRHLDHIEADLDLRMKEGLALKDALAL
- a CDS encoding BA14K family protein; the encoded protein is MSSFAAKTVLTIAVAAATIVPFSSASAGDWDRRNRRDAAILGGVLGLAAGVAVGSAMSRPAPVDDERVYIDPPRRYEPSYVYEEPDYRYDQPQQVYRPAPVYRPAPVYRPQPVYDSRPVYGQRATYRTIEPWTNAWYDYCSQRYRSFNSRTGTYTDYDGQRHFCVAG
- a CDS encoding sigma-54-dependent transcriptional regulator, translated to MTANGTIFLVDDDSQLRKAMVQTLELDGLPVTSFSRAEQALAALNEDFDGIVITDVRMPGMTGLEFFDHVRKIDADLPVILITGHGDVPMAVDALHNGAYDFIAKPFPAERMVESARRALEKRRLVLENRALRRAAGQAEDDLPLIGQTPAMERLRTTLRHIADTDVDVLVAGETGSGKEVVATALHRWSKKRAKGNFVALNCGALPETVIESELFGHEPGAFTGAQKKRVGRIEHSSGGTLFLDEIESMPLAVQVKMLRVLEMREVSPLGSNEERPVDIRVVAAAKVDLGDPAERGSFREDLYYRLNVVTLSIPPLRERKADIPLLFSHFVTKAANRFNMPVPQISAGTSRRLQDHDWPGNVRELGHFAERVVLGLEAEPVAAPASQAAIPASGTLPERMDEIEARIIRETLEQSNGDVAETIATLGIARKTFYDKLQRHGINRTDYVKNGTA